In Piliocolobus tephrosceles isolate RC106 chromosome 5, ASM277652v3, whole genome shotgun sequence, a single genomic region encodes these proteins:
- the LOC111525915 gene encoding LOW QUALITY PROTEIN: olfactory receptor 2B2 (The sequence of the model RefSeq protein was modified relative to this genomic sequence to represent the inferred CDS: inserted 2 bases in 2 codons; deleted 2 bases in 1 codon): MNWVNKSVPQEFILLGFTDQPWLEIPLFVMFLFSYILTIFGNLTIILVSHLDFKLHTPMYFFLSNLSLLDLCYTTSTVPQMLVNICNTRKVISYGGCVAQLFIFLALGSTECLLLAVFGGDRFDRFVAICRPLHYSIVMHQRLCLQLAAASWISGFSNSVLQSTWTLKMPLCGHKEVDHFFCEXPALLKLSCVETTANEAELFFISVLFLLIPMTLVLISYTFIVQAVLRIQSAEGQRKAFGTCGSHLIVVSLFYGTAISMYLQPPSPSSKDRGKIVSLFCGIIAPMLNXLIYTLRNKEVKEAFKRLVARVFLIKK; encoded by the exons ATGAATTGGGTAAATAAGAGTGTCCCACAGGAGTTCATTCTGTTAGGTTTCACAGATCAACCATGGCTAGAGATTCCACTCTTTGtaatgtttctgttttcctatATCTTGACAATCTTTGGCAATCTGACAATAATTCTTGTGTCACATTTGGATTTCAAACTCCACACCCCTATGTACTTTTTTCTTAGCAATCTCTCACTCCTGGACCTTTGCTATACCACAAGTACAGTTCCACAAATGCTGGTAAACATATGCAACACTAGGAAAGTAATCAGTTATGGTGGCTGTGTGGCCCAGCTTTTCATTTTCCTGGCCTTGGGTTCCACTGAATGTCTTCTCCTGGCCGTCTTTGGC GGAGATAGGTTTGATAGGTTTGTAGCTATTTGTCGGCCTCTACATTACTCAATTGTCATGCACCAGAGGCTCTGCCTCCAGTTGGCAGCTGCATCCTGGATTAGTGGCTTTAGCAATTCAGTATTACAGTCCACCTGGACACTTAAGATGCCACTGTGTGGTCACAAAGAAGTGGATCACTTCTTCTGTG GTCCTGCTCTGCTCAAGTTGTCCTGTGTTGAGACAACAGCAAATGAGGCTGAACTATTCTTCATCAGCGTGCTGTTCCTTCTAATACCCATGACACTTGTCCTTATATCGTATACTTTTATTGTCCAAGCAGTGTTGAGAATTCAGTCTGCTGAAGGTCAACGAAAGGCATTTGGGACATGTGGCTCCCATCTAATTGTGGTGTCACTTTTTTATGGTACAGCTATCTCCATGTATCTGCAACCACCTTCACCCAGCTCCAAAGACCGGGGAAAGATAGTTTCTCTTTTCTGTGGAATCATTGCACCCATGCTGA CCCTTATATATACACTTAGGAACAAAGAGGTAAAGGAAGCCTTTAAAAGGTTGGTTGCAAGAGTCTTCTTAatcaagaaataa